From one Nocardioides yefusunii genomic stretch:
- a CDS encoding catalase, which produces MTNQKPEPTTTNSGIPVSSNEHSLTVGPDGPIVLHDHYLLEQMATFNRERIPERQPHAKGGGAHGHFEVTHDVSGFTKAAFLQPGTKTDVLARFSTVAGERGSPDTWRDPRGFSLKFYTTEGNFDLVGNNTPVFFLRDPMKFQNFIRSQKRRAANNLRDHDMQWDFWTLSPESAHQVTWLMGDRGIPKTWRHMNGYGSHTYMWVNAQGERFWVKYHFKTDQGIDFLPQDEADRLAGADGDYHQRDLFDSLEKGDHPSWTLKVQVMPYADAKDYRFNPFDLTKVWPHGDYPLQEVGRLTLDRNVTDYHSEIEQAAFQPNNMVPGTGLSPDKMLLARGFSYADAHRARLGVNYEQIPVNRPKSPVNSYSKDGAMRIDLAADPVYSPNSYGGPAPDVEKYPEDAVWHSDGELVRSAYTLHAEDDDWGQAGTLVREVMDDAARQRLVDNAAGHLADGVSEPILERAFEYWRNVDTEIGDRIAAAVAELKDGE; this is translated from the coding sequence GTGACGAACCAGAAGCCCGAACCGACCACCACCAACTCCGGAATACCGGTCTCCAGCAACGAGCACTCCCTGACGGTGGGTCCTGACGGGCCCATCGTCCTCCACGACCACTACCTGCTCGAGCAGATGGCGACGTTCAACCGTGAGCGGATCCCTGAGCGTCAGCCCCACGCCAAGGGCGGCGGTGCGCACGGCCACTTCGAGGTGACGCACGACGTCTCCGGATTCACCAAGGCTGCATTCCTGCAGCCGGGCACGAAGACCGACGTCCTCGCCCGCTTCTCGACCGTGGCGGGTGAGCGCGGATCACCGGACACCTGGCGTGACCCGCGCGGTTTCTCGCTGAAGTTCTACACGACCGAGGGCAACTTCGACCTCGTCGGCAACAACACCCCGGTCTTCTTCCTCCGGGACCCGATGAAGTTCCAGAACTTCATCCGCTCCCAGAAGCGTCGCGCCGCCAACAACCTGCGCGACCACGACATGCAGTGGGACTTCTGGACGCTCTCGCCCGAGTCGGCCCACCAGGTGACGTGGCTGATGGGAGACCGCGGCATCCCCAAGACGTGGCGCCACATGAACGGCTACGGCTCCCACACCTACATGTGGGTCAATGCTCAAGGTGAACGATTCTGGGTGAAGTACCACTTCAAGACCGACCAGGGCATCGACTTCCTGCCCCAGGACGAGGCAGACCGTCTCGCAGGTGCTGACGGTGACTACCACCAACGCGACCTCTTCGACTCCCTCGAGAAGGGCGACCACCCCTCCTGGACCCTCAAGGTGCAGGTCATGCCGTACGCCGACGCCAAGGACTACCGCTTCAACCCGTTCGACCTCACCAAGGTCTGGCCACACGGCGACTACCCGCTCCAGGAGGTCGGCAGGCTGACCCTGGACCGCAACGTCACCGACTACCACTCCGAGATCGAACAGGCCGCGTTCCAGCCCAACAACATGGTGCCCGGCACCGGCCTGAGTCCGGACAAGATGCTGCTCGCGCGTGGCTTCTCCTACGCCGACGCCCATCGGGCCAGGCTCGGGGTCAACTACGAGCAGATCCCGGTCAACCGTCCCAAGTCGCCGGTGAACTCCTACTCCAAGGACGGCGCGATGCGGATCGACCTCGCCGCTGATCCCGTCTACTCGCCCAACTCCTACGGCGGTCCTGCGCCCGACGTCGAGAAGTACCCCGAGGACGCCGTGTGGCACTCCGACGGCGAGTTGGTCCGTTCGGCCTACACGCTGCACGCCGAGGACGACGACTGGGGCCAGGCCGGCACGCTGGTGCGCGAGGTCATGGACGACGCTGCACGACAGCGTCTCGTCGACAACGCCGCCGGGCACCTTGCTGACGGGGTCTCGGAGCCGATCCTCGAACGCGCCTTCGAGTACTGGCGCAACGTCGACACCGAGATCGGTGACCGGATCGCCGCTGCGGTGGCAGAACTCAAGGATGGGGAGTGA
- a CDS encoding lipocalin family protein, with the protein MSEVGTVTSVDAFDLERYLGLWYEIGRLPLKYQDEESRDVTAQYSLNDDGSVRVDNRCIDGEGKPTQTLAKGSVVEGEVGQLTVNFLPKYLRWLPFTDGDYWVLRLTEDYSVSLVGTPDHAHLWLLARRHELPEAVVEEFLATAREQGFDLTDFTRTQQSGNRVEDGDVED; encoded by the coding sequence GTGAGCGAGGTCGGAACCGTCACCTCGGTCGATGCCTTCGACCTGGAGCGTTACCTGGGGCTCTGGTACGAGATCGGCCGGCTGCCGCTGAAGTACCAGGACGAGGAGTCGCGTGATGTCACCGCTCAGTACTCGCTGAACGACGACGGATCGGTGCGTGTCGACAACCGGTGCATCGACGGCGAGGGCAAGCCCACCCAGACCCTTGCCAAGGGCTCGGTCGTGGAGGGGGAGGTGGGCCAGCTGACGGTCAACTTCCTGCCGAAGTACCTGCGCTGGCTGCCGTTCACCGACGGCGACTACTGGGTGTTGCGGCTGACCGAGGACTACTCGGTCTCGTTGGTGGGAACTCCTGACCACGCCCACCTGTGGCTGTTGGCTCGCCGTCACGAACTCCCTGAAGCGGTCGTCGAGGAGTTCCTGGCCACGGCTCGGGAGCAGGGGTTCGACCTGACGGACTTCACCCGCACCCAGCAGAGCGGGAATCGGGTGGAGGACGGAGACGTCGAGGACTGA
- a CDS encoding Eco57I restriction-modification methylase domain-containing protein, with the protein MSDPREPRRLAVAARKELTRGVEARLRDLLATKAPLAACTAHAALAERVRRAGRHARGRAVVAEDLAYALFVRAVVLHLLTVRGWQEPVTDAETSARAWATWSSRLPALRVIGEDTALLALATPPEHWGPTGVPGRLRALITPGEHDAPATLGWLHQHYFTEHRRHTYARLASAPVDGPNLAAVTQVFTPEWVARTLLDNSVGLHTPEVPGSHLLRADPDAGRPAEPDRSVPDGGVPSVLDPACGAGHLLLPAFDQLCDLHEARGLDARAAVEATLTDRLWGLDVDPRVVALASTSLTLRAWDRLGGPVDGLPAPQVHTLLPIRFTRPELRRLPHLDPEADRTLSDTFWHQFADADVLGPLVRSDVTHTETASTLLTETDLSTLAPELRDRVRRVLHQARLLTRRHDVVVANPPYLGTRHMGPRLRALATALYPETKGDLCTMFLERTLELLVPGGLAAVVASESWFVTTRTRRVRDLLLSRAHLRTAVCIDAAAFGVRLNTVATVLQVPVRAGDPAPDTLFTRVGRDDLAAATPQRLPVPGRTVQRRHVSAFDAVPDRVLVFDLPPSLLALYAKGVVLGDVVGLRQGMATTDNARFVRRWWEVPADEVQRGLGPGERHHSARWVPYNKGGSAVRWWGNQEYVVLWEDDARALREVRPAATIEDQDFFRSSVSWSNIGRNGVQFRIYPDGFVFDVAGMSAFVDDERTRLNLLGYLNSPLVRAAMDVLAPTLNYQVGDVARLPAPELSTGEDHHRVAELVALTRALWAQEHTSWEHEAHPLLLRNEATLEARARAHVREREATLARIRDLETASAHYWADRVQALTGVVVTERDPGPTTLPPTRDVAALVAEAELLTATGARALDPRTASSTPAA; encoded by the coding sequence GTGTCCGATCCCCGCGAACCTCGTCGCCTGGCGGTCGCGGCACGCAAGGAACTCACCCGGGGCGTCGAAGCACGCCTACGTGACCTGCTGGCCACGAAGGCGCCTCTCGCGGCGTGCACCGCGCACGCTGCGCTCGCCGAACGGGTCCGCCGCGCGGGCCGGCACGCCCGTGGCCGCGCCGTCGTCGCCGAGGACCTGGCCTACGCCCTCTTCGTCCGCGCCGTCGTCCTGCACCTCCTGACGGTGCGCGGGTGGCAGGAACCGGTGACGGACGCAGAAACCTCCGCCCGGGCCTGGGCGACGTGGAGCTCCCGCCTGCCAGCCCTCCGCGTGATCGGCGAGGACACTGCCCTGCTGGCGCTCGCTACCCCGCCCGAGCACTGGGGACCCACCGGAGTGCCCGGACGCCTGCGGGCACTGATCACGCCCGGGGAGCACGACGCGCCCGCGACCCTGGGGTGGCTGCACCAGCACTACTTCACCGAACACCGACGACACACCTACGCCCGGCTGGCCTCGGCGCCCGTCGACGGCCCCAACCTCGCGGCCGTCACCCAGGTGTTCACCCCGGAGTGGGTGGCACGCACCCTCCTGGACAACTCCGTGGGGCTGCACACGCCTGAGGTGCCCGGCAGCCATCTGCTCCGCGCTGACCCGGACGCCGGACGCCCGGCTGAGCCCGACCGCTCCGTCCCCGACGGTGGCGTGCCAAGCGTCCTCGACCCCGCCTGCGGAGCCGGACACCTGCTGCTGCCCGCGTTCGACCAGCTCTGCGACCTCCACGAAGCACGAGGCCTCGACGCCCGCGCTGCGGTCGAGGCCACGCTCACCGATCGGCTGTGGGGCCTCGACGTGGACCCCCGCGTCGTGGCGCTGGCCTCGACCAGCCTCACCCTACGGGCCTGGGACCGCCTCGGTGGCCCGGTCGACGGTCTCCCCGCACCGCAGGTCCACACGCTGCTCCCGATCCGGTTCACCCGCCCCGAACTGCGCCGCCTCCCACACCTCGACCCCGAGGCAGACCGGACGCTCAGCGACACCTTCTGGCACCAGTTCGCCGACGCCGACGTGCTCGGACCACTGGTGCGTTCCGACGTCACCCACACCGAGACCGCCTCGACCCTGCTCACCGAGACCGACCTCTCCACCCTCGCACCGGAACTCCGCGACCGCGTCCGGAGGGTGCTCCACCAGGCCCGCCTGCTGACCCGCCGCCACGACGTCGTCGTCGCGAACCCGCCCTACCTCGGCACCCGCCACATGGGTCCGCGGCTGCGCGCACTCGCCACGGCTCTCTACCCGGAGACCAAGGGCGACCTCTGCACGATGTTCCTGGAACGCACCCTGGAACTCCTCGTCCCCGGGGGACTTGCCGCCGTCGTGGCGAGTGAGTCCTGGTTCGTCACCACCCGCACCCGCCGGGTCCGTGATCTCCTGCTCTCGCGTGCCCACCTGCGCACCGCGGTGTGCATCGACGCAGCAGCGTTCGGGGTCCGGCTCAACACCGTCGCGACCGTCCTGCAGGTTCCTGTCCGTGCCGGCGACCCGGCTCCCGACACCCTGTTCACCCGGGTGGGCCGCGACGACCTTGCCGCCGCGACCCCTCAGCGACTCCCGGTGCCCGGTCGCACCGTCCAGCGACGTCACGTCTCTGCGTTCGACGCTGTCCCCGACCGGGTCCTCGTCTTCGACCTCCCGCCCTCGCTGCTCGCCCTCTACGCCAAGGGAGTCGTGCTGGGTGACGTCGTCGGACTGCGCCAGGGCATGGCCACCACCGACAACGCCCGCTTCGTCCGGCGTTGGTGGGAAGTCCCGGCCGACGAGGTGCAGCGGGGCCTGGGGCCGGGGGAGCGGCACCACTCGGCGCGGTGGGTGCCCTACAACAAGGGCGGTTCGGCGGTGCGCTGGTGGGGCAACCAGGAGTACGTCGTGCTCTGGGAGGACGACGCCCGCGCGCTGCGTGAGGTGCGCCCGGCCGCGACGATCGAGGACCAGGACTTCTTCCGCTCGTCAGTGTCGTGGTCCAACATCGGTCGCAACGGCGTCCAGTTCCGGATCTACCCCGACGGGTTCGTCTTCGACGTGGCCGGGATGAGTGCCTTCGTCGACGACGAGCGAACCCGGCTCAACCTGCTCGGCTACCTCAACTCACCGCTGGTGCGGGCCGCGATGGACGTCCTCGCCCCGACGCTGAACTACCAGGTGGGCGACGTCGCCCGGCTCCCCGCACCCGAGCTCAGCACGGGGGAGGACCACCACCGCGTCGCTGAACTGGTCGCGTTGACCCGAGCCCTGTGGGCCCAGGAACACACCTCGTGGGAGCACGAGGCACACCCCCTGCTGCTGCGCAACGAGGCGACGTTGGAAGCACGGGCGCGTGCCCACGTGCGCGAACGCGAAGCGACGTTGGCCCGGATCCGGGACCTGGAGACCGCCTCCGCTCACTACTGGGCCGATCGGGTGCAGGCCCTGACCGGAGTCGTCGTCACCGAACGCGACCCCGGTCCCACGACGCTGCCGCCGACCCGCGACGTGGCCGCACTCGTGGCAGAGGCCGAACTGCTCACCGCCACGGGGGCACGCGCTCTGGACCCCCGCACGGCGTCCTCGACGCCCGCCGCCTGA
- a CDS encoding glycosyltransferase family 2 protein, with product MSSGLRISVVIPVLDDADELRECLRLLAAQEVAPYEVVVVDNGSTDDSATVAVAGGARVVPEPRRGIPRASATGYDACAGDVLARLDADSRPHPDWTRRIGETLADDTVDAVTGIGLFHDLPWPLRVPVSALYLGAYYLPTWAALGQAPFWGSSMAMRREVWEQARDRVHLDDDVHDDMDLAFAVGPRPSAPDGRGENDVVWARTVFNPWLRADVSSRSVTGTAQWRRRWARGAETVRIGFADAPAWQRWQVRLGR from the coding sequence GTGAGCTCGGGGCTCCGGATCTCGGTGGTCATCCCCGTCCTCGACGACGCCGACGAACTCCGCGAGTGCCTGCGTCTCCTCGCCGCTCAGGAGGTCGCGCCCTACGAGGTGGTGGTGGTCGACAACGGCTCGACCGACGACTCTGCGACCGTCGCCGTCGCCGGTGGGGCACGCGTCGTGCCCGAACCTCGCCGCGGGATCCCGCGGGCGTCGGCGACCGGCTACGACGCCTGCGCCGGTGACGTGCTGGCGCGTCTCGACGCCGACTCCCGTCCCCACCCCGACTGGACCCGCCGGATCGGCGAGACACTGGCCGACGACACGGTGGACGCCGTCACCGGGATCGGCCTCTTCCACGACCTGCCGTGGCCGCTGCGTGTTCCGGTCTCCGCGCTCTACCTCGGCGCCTACTACCTCCCTACATGGGCCGCGCTCGGACAGGCACCGTTCTGGGGTTCCTCGATGGCGATGCGGCGTGAGGTGTGGGAGCAGGCCCGGGACCGCGTTCACCTCGACGACGACGTCCACGACGACATGGACCTGGCCTTCGCCGTGGGGCCACGGCCGTCCGCACCGGACGGACGGGGCGAGAACGACGTCGTCTGGGCCCGGACCGTGTTCAACCCGTGGTTGCGTGCCGACGTGTCGTCGCGCTCGGTCACCGGCACTGCTCAGTGGCGGCGGCGGTGGGCGCGGGGTGCGGAGACCGTCAGGATCGGATTCGCGGACGCACCAGCCTGGCAGCGGTGGCAGGTCCGTCTGGGACGCTGA